In the genome of Hyphobacterium sp. CCMP332, one region contains:
- a CDS encoding T9SS type A sorting domain-containing protein — protein MTFLKSKSQLFKAIILILLFNTNFEVSIAQTTIWSEGFETYADNATVAVDNNTNDVGIDWTVEAMGLTGTSFRVENAFLINGTRSFVARNTGLGISKTWQSETIDISAYENVSASVLYNETGTLEPADSILIEYRLDGGTWISFTNGFQSDDMVVSQDTATISGILGCTIEIRITAANDATNEYWSFDDILVEGFGVADYACFTAASMSVSETGTSAASDYTFSQTVPADGVLDLDVSAGNLVRIVLPNGDFSSATTAGSTFDGNAIAAFTTQTSDTLEFLAPSTVAEGAAFDILIIGATNPATEDQYTASLEAVNDEGGINHFNYSYTVGPASIWFEDFESYADNANVAVDNNSNDVGIDWTLDPIGFTGTSFRVEDYYMIDGARGLLARNTGLGISKSWTTESIDISAYDNVRIDVEYGEFGTLEAADSIVIEYRLDSAAWIRLNNGFHSNDMPNGPEKATVTGLLGCQVEVRVTTACDATNEYWTIDNVRVSSEDATNNACFTAASMSVSETGTSAASDYTFSQTVPADGVLDLDVSAGNLVRIVLPNGDFSSATTAGSTFDGNAIAAFTTQTSDTLEFLAPSTVAEGAAFDILIIGAVNPATEDQYTASLEAVNDEGGINHFNYSYTVGPASIWFEDFETYADNANVAVDNNSNDVGIDWTLEPIGFTGTSFRVEDYYMIDGARGLLARNTGLGISKSWTTESIDISAYDNVRIDVEYGEFGTLEAADSIVIEYRLDSAAWIRLNNGFHSNDMPNGPEKATVTGLLGCQVEVRVTTACDATNEYWTIDNVRVSSEDATNNACFTAASMSVSETGTSAASDYTFSQTVPADGVLDLDVSAGNLVRIVLPNGDFSSATTAGSTFDGNAIAAFTTQTSDTLEFLAPSTVAEGAAFDILIIGAVNPATEDQYTASLEAVNDEGGINHFNYSYTVGPASIWFEDFETYADNANVAVDNNSNDVGIDWTLENLLSGTSYRVENYYMIDGARGLLARNVPLENAWTTETIDISNYDNVKLEVEYGEFGTLEITDSIRIQYRMDGASWENFEINGTHQDDLPFGPEKAVSNNLLGCEVEIRALVRNNATNEYWTIDNVRVSSEAAPTNSCFENSTLINTDDSPSAVTVFTYNQNIESDVTKTLDISIGNQIIIVLPNGDFSTATLAGSTFNGVAISSFTTQNNDTLIFNAPTGISEGVNFDIIINNVTNPAETGFSSSKIIATNDGGGINHFNYRFSVSPINIYARLDGDWNNSSTWSTIGIGEATCDCEPGTSSVVLIDGFDVNSPASDVVINSLLIQNDVRNDDASLNINGGVSFTVNDNLDLELDDGGENTTLNVNGVGTQLNVGDSLTMLTLIGGDLSLLIDDNSQVNITGDLIANHQGGDDILIHIGNNSVGSTAQLNVTGNVYLDHNGNTGGDDLEFLFNDNSSGSIGGDLIIDTDFSSADNLIARLNDNSTLDVSGNIEFFAIASGESEIELNNDSRLSIGGDFIRNANFGILDMNNNSTLEFNGSANAQTFPQNTGGAGDNFNYVNVEINNSFGTGPQLSLDGDVTISNQLTLTDGIVDANGNTLILSSTDPSDITGYSSASFITGLVRKSILVNTDTIPFPVGTGGNSVDYQLMEFINNNAAGISALEVSVSTINEVGNNVDGNLNPVIASDGPAIVNIFEDAEWDINPVGAISGGSYGLRLHVENITGLNGTLDNAFTILKRPSASTNYNEWDALAGTTLMPPLDSAGRIYDAGNGFAQRTGYTTFSKFAIGASAGAPLPLELIAFNAELINDEVLINWKTINEKNTSHFNVEKSSSSFDWISIQSVDAAGYSNEVLNYTVIDNDLYEGENYYRLKQIDANGSFEYSRVISVFYDLAANLKINVYPNPFNDFIHVDFDKRPSGNLEITDVNGQTLYKAELNKENQINLESSSPGLYFIIIETKNTTIVRRIVKSK, from the coding sequence TTGACCTTTTTAAAATCCAAATCGCAGCTTTTTAAAGCTATCATTCTCATTTTACTTTTTAATACAAACTTTGAAGTAAGTATTGCTCAAACCACAATTTGGTCTGAAGGTTTTGAAACGTATGCTGATAATGCCACTGTCGCAGTTGATAATAATACAAACGATGTAGGTATTGATTGGACAGTAGAAGCAATGGGTTTGACCGGAACTTCATTTCGGGTAGAAAATGCATTCTTAATTAATGGAACTCGCTCTTTCGTAGCCAGAAATACTGGTTTAGGCATTTCTAAAACATGGCAAAGTGAAACCATAGATATTTCTGCCTATGAAAATGTAAGTGCATCAGTTCTTTACAATGAAACTGGTACTTTGGAGCCTGCAGATTCGATTTTAATTGAATACCGTCTGGATGGAGGAACCTGGATAAGTTTTACAAATGGTTTCCAGTCCGATGATATGGTTGTATCACAAGATACAGCCACAATTAGTGGAATTCTTGGATGCACTATAGAGATCAGGATTACTGCTGCAAATGATGCCACCAATGAATATTGGTCCTTTGATGATATTTTGGTTGAAGGATTTGGCGTTGCTGACTACGCCTGTTTCACCGCCGCCTCCATGAGCGTCTCGGAAACCGGCACCTCGGCTGCCTCCGATTATACCTTTTCTCAAACCGTGCCCGCCGATGGCGTGCTTGACCTGGACGTCTCGGCCGGTAACCTGGTGCGCATCGTCCTGCCCAACGGTGACTTCTCTTCAGCCACCACCGCCGGAAGTACCTTTGACGGGAACGCCATCGCCGCTTTTACCACCCAGACCTCCGACACCCTGGAGTTTCTCGCCCCTTCCACCGTTGCCGAAGGCGCTGCCTTTGACATCCTTATCATCGGGGCTACCAATCCCGCCACCGAAGATCAATACACCGCCTCACTGGAAGCGGTCAACGATGAGGGCGGTATCAATCATTTTAATTACAGCTATACCGTCGGGCCCGCCTCCATCTGGTTTGAAGACTTTGAATCTTATGCCGATAATGCCAACGTTGCTGTGGACAATAATTCCAACGATGTCGGCATCGACTGGACCCTGGACCCCATCGGCTTTACCGGAACCTCCTTCCGCGTTGAAGACTATTACATGATCGACGGGGCACGGGGCCTGCTCGCTCGTAACACCGGCCTGGGCATCTCTAAATCCTGGACCACCGAATCCATTGACATCTCCGCCTATGACAATGTGCGCATCGATGTGGAATACGGGGAGTTTGGTACCCTGGAAGCCGCCGATTCCATCGTCATCGAATACCGCCTCGACAGCGCCGCCTGGATCCGCCTCAACAACGGCTTCCATTCAAACGATATGCCTAATGGTCCTGAAAAAGCCACGGTCACCGGACTGCTCGGTTGTCAGGTCGAAGTGCGCGTCACCACCGCCTGTGATGCCACCAACGAATACTGGACCATTGATAACGTGCGCGTCTCCTCTGAGGATGCTACCAATAACGCCTGTTTCACCGCCGCCTCCATGAGCGTCTCGGAAACCGGCACCTCGGCTGCCTCCGATTATACCTTTTCTCAAACCGTGCCCGCCGATGGCGTGCTTGACCTGGACGTCTCGGCCGGTAACCTGGTGCGCATCGTCCTGCCCAACGGTGACTTCTCTTCAGCCACCACCGCCGGAAGTACCTTTGACGGGAACGCCATCGCCGCTTTTACCACCCAGACCTCCGACACCCTGGAGTTTCTCGCCCCTTCCACCGTTGCCGAAGGCGCTGCCTTTGACATCCTTATCATCGGTGCCGTTAATCCCGCCACCGAAGATCAATACACCGCCTCACTGGAAGCGGTCAACGATGAGGGCGGTATCAACCATTTTAATTACAGCTATACCGTCGGGCCCGCCTCCATCTGGTTTGAAGATTTTGAGACCTATGCCGATAATGCCAACGTTGCTGTGGACAATAATTCCAACGATGTCGGCATCGACTGGACCCTTGAACCCATCGGCTTTACCGGAACCTCCTTCCGCGTTGAAGACTATTACATGATCGACGGGGCACGGGGCCTGCTCGCTCGTAACACCGGCCTGGGCATCTCTAAATCCTGGACCACCGAATCCATTGACATCTCCGCCTATGACAATGTGCGCATCGATGTGGAATACGGGGAGTTTGGTACCCTGGAAGCCGCCGATTCCATCGTCATCGAATACCGCCTCGACAGCGCCGCCTGGATCCGCCTCAACAACGGCTTCCATTCAAACGATATGCCTAATGGTCCTGAAAAAGCCACGGTCACCGGACTGCTCGGTTGTCAGGTCGAAGTGCGCGTCACCACCGCCTGTGATGCCACCAACGAATACTGGACCATTGATAACGTGCGCGTCTCCTCTGAGGATGCTACCAATAACGCCTGTTTCACCGCCGCCTCCATGAGCGTCTCGGAAACCGGCACCTCGGCTGCCTCCGATTATACCTTTTCTCAAACCGTGCCCGCCGATGGCGTGCTTGACCTGGACGTCTCGGCCGGTAACCTGGTGCGCATCGTCCTGCCCAACGGTGACTTCTCTTCAGCCACCACCGCCGGAAGTACCTTTGACGGGAACGCCATCGCCGCTTTTACCACCCAGACCTCCGACACCCTGGAGTTTCTCGCCCCTTCCACCGTTGCCGAAGGCGCTGCCTTTGACATCCTTATCATCGGTGCCGTTAATCCCGCCACCGAAGATCAATACACCGCCTCACTGGAAGCGGTCAACGATGAGGGCGGTATCAACCATTTTAATTACAGCTATACCGTCGGGCCCGCCTCCATCTGGTTTGAAGATTTTGAGACCTATGCCGATAATGCCAACGTTGCTGTGGACAATAATTCCAACGATGTCGGCATCGACTGGACATTAGAAAATCTTTTATCGGGAACATCGTATCGGGTTGAAAATTATTATATGATCGACGGGGCAAGAGGCCTGCTTGCAAGAAATGTACCTCTTGAAAATGCCTGGACCACCGAAACCATTGATATTTCCAATTATGATAATGTAAAACTGGAAGTTGAATACGGTGAATTTGGTACCCTGGAAATTACAGATTCAATTCGAATTCAATATCGCATGGATGGGGCGAGTTGGGAAAATTTTGAAATCAACGGAACACATCAGGATGATTTGCCTTTTGGCCCTGAAAAAGCTGTTTCAAACAATCTATTGGGCTGTGAGGTTGAAATACGTGCATTGGTTCGAAATAATGCCACTAATGAATATTGGACCATAGATAATGTCAGGGTAAGCTCGGAAGCTGCTCCTACTAATTCTTGTTTTGAAAATTCTACCTTGATCAATACCGATGATTCCCCTTCTGCAGTTACAGTTTTTACATACAATCAAAATATAGAAAGTGATGTCACCAAAACACTTGATATTTCGATAGGCAATCAGATAATAATAGTCTTACCAAATGGAGACTTTTCTACTGCAACATTGGCTGGAAGTACCTTTAATGGCGTGGCGATTTCATCATTTACTACACAGAACAATGATACATTAATTTTTAATGCTCCTACCGGTATTTCTGAAGGGGTAAATTTTGATATTATTATCAATAATGTTACAAATCCCGCCGAAACCGGATTTAGTTCTTCTAAAATAATTGCGACGAATGACGGTGGTGGAATCAACCATTTCAATTATAGATTTAGCGTGAGCCCAATAAACATTTATGCAAGATTGGATGGAGATTGGAATAACAGCAGTACCTGGTCTACTATAGGAATCGGTGAAGCAACATGTGATTGTGAACCCGGCACAAGCTCGGTGGTCCTCATTGATGGCTTTGATGTTAATAGCCCGGCAAGCGATGTGGTTATTAATTCACTACTTATACAAAATGATGTAAGAAATGATGATGCAAGTTTAAATATTAATGGAGGCGTGAGTTTTACAGTGAATGATAATTTAGATCTTGAGCTTGATGATGGAGGAGAAAACACTACTCTAAATGTAAATGGTGTCGGCACACAGCTAAATGTTGGAGATTCACTGACTATGCTGACATTGATTGGTGGTGATTTGAGTTTGTTAATTGATGACAATTCCCAGGTCAATATTACAGGAGATTTAATTGCAAACCATCAGGGTGGAGATGACATACTTATTCACATAGGAAATAATTCGGTAGGAAGTACTGCGCAGCTCAATGTGACGGGGAATGTTTATTTAGATCACAATGGCAATACAGGAGGAGATGATCTTGAATTTTTGTTTAATGATAATAGCAGTGGCTCAATTGGGGGTGATCTTATAATCGATACCGATTTTTCAAGTGCCGATAATTTGATAGCACGCTTAAATGATAATTCGACTTTAGATGTTTCAGGCAATATTGAATTTTTTGCAATCGCTTCGGGGGAATCAGAAATTGAATTAAACAATGATAGCAGATTATCTATTGGGGGTGATTTTATAAGAAATGCAAACTTTGGAATCCTGGATATGAATAATAATTCCACTTTGGAATTTAATGGATCAGCTAACGCTCAAACATTCCCTCAAAATACCGGTGGAGCTGGTGATAACTTTAATTATGTCAATGTAGAAATCAATAATAGTTTCGGTACCGGCCCACAATTATCCCTTGACGGTGATGTAACCATTTCCAATCAATTAACGCTAACAGATGGAATAGTTGACGCCAATGGAAATACGCTAATATTAAGCAGTACAGACCCCTCTGATATTACAGGGTATTCATCCGCTAGTTTTATTACAGGCTTAGTGAGAAAGAGTATTTTGGTCAATACCGATACCATACCTTTCCCGGTTGGAACAGGTGGCAATTCAGTAGATTATCAACTCATGGAATTTATCAATAATAATGCAGCGGGAATAAGTGCATTGGAAGTATCGGTATCAACCATTAATGAAGTTGGAAATAATGTGGATGGAAATTTAAATCCGGTAATAGCTTCAGATGGTCCGGCAATAGTAAATATCTTTGAAGATGCAGAATGGGATATAAATCCGGTGGGTGCAATAAGTGGTGGAAGTTATGGCTTGCGTCTTCATGTTGAAAATATCACCGGTTTGAACGGAACTTTGGATAATGCTTTTACCATTTTGAAAAGACCTTCTGCTTCAACGAATTACAATGAATGGGATGCATTGGCAGGAACAACATTGATGCCTCCATTGGATTCCGCAGGAAGAATTTATGATGCCGGCAATGGTTTTGCTCAAAGAACAGGTTATACTACTTTTTCAAAATTTGCTATAGGTGCCAGTGCCGGTGCTCCACTACCTCTGGAGTTAATTGCCTTTAATGCCGAATTGATAAATGATGAGGTACTAATTAACTGGAAAACTATTAATGAGAAAAACACATCACATTTTAATGTAGAAAAAAGTAGTTCAAGTTTCGATTGGATCTCTATTCAAAGTGTGGATGCCGCGGGATATTCAAATGAAGTTTTAAATTATACTGTAATTGATAATGATCTGTACGAAGGTGAAAACTACTATAGACTTAAACAGATAGACGCGAATGGCAGCTTCGAATATTCCAGAGTAATTTCTGTATTCTACGATCTTGCTGCGAATTTAAAGATCAATGTTTATCCAAATCCATTTAACGATTTTATTCATGTAGATTTTGACAAAAGGCCATCAGGCAATTTAGAAATTACTGATGTCAATGGTCAAACTTTGTACAAAGCAGAATTGAATAAGGAAAATCAAATCAATTTGGAGTCCTCATCTCCGGGCTTGTACTTTATAATAATTGAAACTAAGAATACGACGATAGTCAGAAGAATCGTGAAATCCAAATAA
- the chrA gene encoding chromate efflux transporter, whose protein sequence is MAKLRDFRYFIFLKDVLGLSLTAFGGPQAHIALFTKQFVEKRGYVTEEELLELLALCQILPGPTSTQTITAIGYKKGGATLAYLTLLVWIFPAVSIMTAAGVLISYLDENQRSMEFARFIQPMAVGFVAYAAYVISSKVINTKLGGALMVIAAVISYFIRSPWVFPILLLTGGVITAMKFQQQPKQDEKEKLNIDWKNFILYLGILILAALLGNLLAYKPLLIFENFYRNGSLIFGGGQVLIPYLHTEFVEFKHYLSSEEFLTGYGMVQALPGPVFSFSAFVGALSLRELGIGGEILGATMAALGIFLPGTFLIFFIIRFWESLKQYRVVRASLEGINAASSGLVVAAALILFEPIGVDIINIGFMDIVNLLVILITFLMLMFSKVPSPLIILTGLLAGFIF, encoded by the coding sequence TTGGCCAAGCTAAGGGACTTCAGATATTTTATTTTTCTTAAAGATGTACTCGGCCTTTCACTGACCGCATTTGGGGGTCCTCAAGCACATATAGCGCTGTTCACAAAACAATTTGTGGAAAAACGGGGCTATGTTACCGAAGAAGAACTTTTAGAATTGCTTGCACTGTGTCAGATTCTTCCTGGTCCTACCTCGACCCAAACCATTACAGCTATAGGATATAAAAAAGGTGGTGCAACATTAGCTTACCTGACACTTTTAGTTTGGATTTTCCCTGCAGTATCCATTATGACTGCTGCAGGTGTTTTAATTTCCTACCTGGATGAAAATCAGCGCTCAATGGAGTTTGCGAGATTTATTCAGCCAATGGCAGTGGGCTTTGTAGCTTACGCAGCTTATGTGATTTCATCAAAAGTAATAAACACAAAACTCGGCGGGGCTTTAATGGTGATTGCAGCTGTAATCAGTTATTTCATACGTTCCCCTTGGGTATTTCCGATTTTACTTTTAACGGGTGGAGTTATTACCGCCATGAAATTTCAGCAGCAACCAAAGCAGGATGAGAAAGAAAAATTAAATATTGACTGGAAAAACTTCATCCTATATCTTGGAATATTAATTCTGGCCGCTTTATTGGGTAATCTACTTGCCTATAAACCACTTCTAATTTTTGAAAATTTTTATAGGAATGGAAGTTTGATTTTTGGAGGTGGGCAAGTTTTGATACCATATTTACACACAGAATTTGTAGAGTTTAAACACTATTTAAGTTCAGAAGAATTTCTAACCGGTTATGGAATGGTTCAGGCGCTTCCCGGACCTGTCTTTAGTTTTAGCGCATTTGTAGGTGCACTTTCACTTAGGGAATTGGGCATTGGAGGTGAAATACTAGGAGCTACAATGGCTGCATTAGGTATTTTCTTACCGGGTACGTTTCTGATATTTTTTATTATTCGATTCTGGGAATCACTAAAACAGTATAGAGTGGTTAGAGCCTCATTGGAAGGAATTAATGCCGCTAGTTCAGGATTGGTTGTGGCAGCTGCATTAATTTTATTTGAACCTATTGGGGTAGATATTATTAATATCGGATTTATGGACATCGTAAACCTTCTTGTTATACTTATAACATTTTTAATGTTGATGTTCAGCAAAGTGCCCTCGCCACTAATTATATTAACCGGATTACTTGCCGGATTCATATTTTAA
- a CDS encoding isopenicillin N synthase family oxygenase produces MTPVLHDEIPSLDLNDFKSKDEALKNSFVEKLGEAYSNIGFIALKNHGLSENDSQKLYAAYQRFFSLPDEIKLKYHDKSIFGQRGYTPKGQEHAKGRNTGDLKEFYHVGQPSGSPEDLSETYPVNIWPKEIPELKDISINVFQTLESAGQQVLRAIALYLNLDENYFDQKVEKGNSILRPIHYYPIENPEEIPEDAVRAAEHGDINLITLLMGASAEGLQVLRRDNKWIPITALPDQIVVNVGDMLERLTNGVLRSTIHRVVNPPKEKMKTSRYSIPFFMHPRSDMDLSCLDSCVSVSNPKQFDDISAGEFLNERLKEIGLKK; encoded by the coding sequence ATGACACCTGTTCTTCACGATGAAATCCCATCTTTGGATCTCAATGATTTTAAGTCAAAGGATGAAGCATTAAAAAATAGTTTTGTTGAAAAATTGGGCGAAGCTTATTCAAATATTGGTTTCATAGCCCTTAAAAATCACGGATTATCAGAAAATGATTCACAAAAATTATACGCTGCATATCAGCGGTTTTTCTCACTCCCGGATGAGATAAAATTGAAATATCACGATAAATCTATTTTCGGACAAAGAGGCTATACCCCGAAAGGACAGGAACATGCAAAAGGGAGAAATACAGGAGATTTAAAGGAATTTTATCATGTAGGTCAGCCTTCGGGCTCTCCGGAAGATTTAAGTGAAACGTATCCTGTGAATATCTGGCCTAAAGAAATTCCCGAACTAAAAGATATTTCCATAAATGTGTTTCAAACATTGGAAAGCGCTGGACAACAGGTGCTAAGAGCAATCGCATTATATCTGAACCTCGATGAAAACTATTTCGACCAAAAAGTTGAAAAAGGAAATTCAATCTTAAGGCCAATACATTATTACCCAATTGAAAATCCCGAAGAAATTCCCGAAGATGCGGTTCGGGCAGCAGAACATGGCGATATTAATCTCATTACTCTATTAATGGGTGCAAGCGCAGAGGGATTGCAGGTTTTGAGAAGAGATAATAAATGGATCCCAATTACGGCCCTTCCAGATCAAATTGTTGTGAACGTTGGAGATATGCTTGAAAGACTGACAAATGGTGTTTTGCGATCGACCATTCACAGGGTGGTCAACCCTCCTAAAGAAAAAATGAAAACTTCCAGATATTCAATACCATTTTTCATGCATCCAAGATCTGACATGGATTTGAGTTGTTTGGATTCTTGTGTTTCAGTATCAAACCCTAAACAATTTGATGACATCAGTGCGGGTGAATTTTTAAATGAGAGGTTAAAAGAAATTGGCTTAAAGAAATAA